From the genome of Candidatus Hydrothermales bacterium:
GAAGCCCCGACCAGCAACAGTTGTAGGATCGTTTGTGTCCATATTTTCATCAGGTATAGTCAAACCTGTTTCCTTGCAGAGTTTCTCTATCCTTTTCCAAATCTCTTCTTCATCATGTATTAAATCTTTAGGAATTTCATCAGCAGATATATAGATTTTTCCAGTAGTTCCTTCTTTTGTGCAGACAACAGCCATAGGTTGTTTGTCCATTCTTTTCGCTTGACCTTCTTGCTTTACATAGTCTGAAGTTGCGGTTGTCCCACAGAAAATGCAAGTGGTGTTTCCCCCCTTTGAGAAATTTCCGGGATCAAAGCCAAATTCTTTGATAGCTTCTCTTTCTGTTTCGGCACGGCTTGAGACAACTGTGAATTTAGGTTTTTTGTTCTCAAAGTCAGGTATGACCTTCAAAGCAATGTACCTTTCAGGTTTTTTACATAGCCATGTTTGCCTTACGAGCGGAACAGTAGCACCACAAGTGGTGTTTTTACATCTGACTGTTCTTGTCCAGAGATAAGCAACTGGAGTTAGGG
Proteins encoded in this window:
- a CDS encoding DUF1156 domain-containing protein, whose translation is LVYPQKYGKRLVEEVEKWGKWIIERAYEEIGELYKPIVSKEYGTLTPVAYLWTRTVRCKNTTCGATVPLVRQTWLCKKPERYIALKVIPDFENKKPKFTVVSSRAETEREAIKEFGFDPGNFSKGGNTTCIFCGTTATSDYVKQEGQAKRMDKQPMAVVCTKEGTTGKIYISADEIPKDLIHDEEEIWKRIEKLCKETGLTIPDENMDTNDPTTVAGRGF